The window GACCAGGCCGCCGCAAAGTTGTATCGCCGTCGTCGCCTGACCAACATCATCGCGATCGGCCTGGCCTGCGCCGCCGCGATCTTCGGCCTGGCCTTCCTCGGCTGGATCCTGTGGACGCTGTTGTCAAAGGGGCTCGCCCATCTCAGCCTCTCGCTGTTCACCCAGGACCAGCCGCCGCCGCTGGAAGCCGGTGGCCTGCGCAACGCCATCGTAGGCAGCCTGATGATGTGCGGCATGGGCGTGGCGATCGGCACCCCGCTGGGCATCGCCGCCGGCACGTGGCTGGCCGAAGTCGGCAATCACCGCAAGCTCGGCACGGTGGTGCGCTTCGTCAACGACATCCTGCTGTCGGCGCCGTCGATCGTGCTCGGCCTGTTCGTGTACGCGGCATTCGTGATGCAGACCGGCGGCAACTTCTCCGCCATCGGCGGCGCGCTGGCGCTGGCCTTCATCGTGCTGCCGGTGGTGGTGCGCACCACCGACGAAATGCTGCGCCTGGTGCCGATCCAGATGCGCGAGGCCGCGCTCTCGCTGGGCGTGCCGCAGTGGAAGGTGACCATGCAGGTGCTGTATCGCAGTGCGCTGCCCGGCATCGTCACCGGCATCCTGCTCGCGCTCGCCCGCATTTCCGGCGAGACCGCGCCGCTGCTGTTCACCGCCTTCGGCAACGAGTTCTTCAGCCTCGACGCCTCCGGCGCGATGAGCGCAGTGCCGCTGGTCATGTACAAGTTCGCCGGTTCCGGCTACGAGAACTGGGAACACCTGGCCTGGGCCGGCGCGTTGCTGGTGACGCTGTTCGTGCTCGCGGTAAGCCTGGTCGCGCGCACGCTGCTGCTGCGCAACAAGATTTCCAATGACTGATGCGCGAATGACTGACGCACCGATGACCAACTTCACGCGGATCGATCCCATGAACGATGCACACCTCGCCGTTGCCCCCCACGCGCGCGACACCGCGCTTCCGCTGGCACCGCCGGTGAAGGTGTCCGCGCGCGGCCTGAACTTCTGGTACGACAAGTTCCACGCGGTCAAGAACATCAACATCGACGTGCCGGCGAACCGCGTGACCGCGCTGATCGGCCCATCGGGCTGCGGCAAGTCGACCCTGCTGCGGGTGTTCAACCGGATCTACGCGCTGTACCCGACGCTGGAAGCGAAAGGCGAAGTGCTGCTGGACGGCGAGAACATCCTCGACCCGAAATACCCGATGAACCGGCT of the Thermomonas carbonis genome contains:
- the pstA gene encoding phosphate ABC transporter permease PstA, whose product is MSTPTLSAHDQAAAKLYRRRRLTNIIAIGLACAAAIFGLAFLGWILWTLLSKGLAHLSLSLFTQDQPPPLEAGGLRNAIVGSLMMCGMGVAIGTPLGIAAGTWLAEVGNHRKLGTVVRFVNDILLSAPSIVLGLFVYAAFVMQTGGNFSAIGGALALAFIVLPVVVRTTDEMLRLVPIQMREAALSLGVPQWKVTMQVLYRSALPGIVTGILLALARISGETAPLLFTAFGNEFFSLDASGAMSAVPLVMYKFAGSGYENWEHLAWAGALLVTLFVLAVSLVARTLLLRNKISND